A genomic region of Dactylococcopsis salina PCC 8305 contains the following coding sequences:
- a CDS encoding HD family phosphohydrolase, whose translation MKHSSSITHPVSHHRGKGDSFSQWVEKHIFSALTSGSWLIFLLAVLTLTGVAGNRLYNQPQLGIGTRSPQTIVAPSDLEIKDELKTAQKQEAARSRLTPVLKIDDSQTQEIVNTLQERLNTLSTLRRQAAADLFVSTAQLSESVQVHLRTCSPQQWETIREGSKNSQPSQVESELNQLSQRLSESEFSQLITTIEQVRQQYFYSLHHRETEVINFQGKKILLQLSPSTWENTRKGIENTAEPMLTQGISPGLPTFLLSRAIDLQLQGKVPPMSLPLAKEILEETLAPNLVEDTPQTQRRAAEAAEAVSPVMLTVEAGEVIVNAGEVIRREEFLLLDAFDLSQRGVNWIGLGGCGLLVTISIVLFWRVKQVVDRKLRRRDQLLLILLSVSSPLLLMLGVEYSCFPAVGLLVSSFYGPTLALTQVSLVTGLEIYTLLSGLEISIAPEAFVTGTVGGLLAAAVAGRLRSREELALLGGAIGLIQGAVYLLLSLILNTTGETIWYAMLPDAVIYGLSGLVWSIIAFGVSPYLERFFDLVTPIRLAELANPNRPLLQRLAIEAPGTFQHTLFVSSLAEAAARELNCNVELVRAGTLYHDIGKMHDPLGFIENQMGCKNKHDEINDPYESARIIKKHVSEGLVMAKRCGLPKAIQDFIPEHQGTLLISYFYFQAQKEGKGVVSEMDFRYDGPIPQSRETGIVMLADGCEAALRSLNDVSPEKALVMVNKIIRSRWQDQQLKDANLTRTELKKIAQVFVRVWQQSNHKRIAYPKAALDAKYASSLKK comes from the coding sequence ATGAAACATTCTTCCAGTATTACTCATCCAGTCTCTCACCATCGAGGAAAAGGAGACTCCTTCAGTCAGTGGGTGGAAAAACACATCTTTTCCGCCTTAACCTCCGGTTCCTGGCTGATTTTCCTATTGGCAGTGTTAACCTTGACAGGAGTCGCAGGGAATCGTCTTTATAACCAACCGCAGTTAGGAATTGGCACTCGCTCACCACAGACAATTGTTGCGCCTTCCGACTTGGAAATTAAGGACGAACTGAAAACCGCACAAAAACAAGAAGCGGCTCGATCGCGCTTAACCCCCGTCCTGAAAATAGACGACTCACAAACTCAAGAAATTGTCAATACTCTCCAAGAGAGATTAAACACTTTATCCACCCTACGACGACAAGCCGCAGCGGATTTATTCGTATCCACCGCGCAACTCTCAGAATCGGTACAAGTTCATCTTCGCACTTGTTCCCCGCAACAGTGGGAAACAATTCGAGAGGGAAGCAAAAATTCTCAACCATCTCAAGTGGAAAGCGAACTCAATCAACTGTCACAACGTCTTTCTGAATCCGAGTTTTCCCAACTGATCACAACTATTGAGCAAGTTCGTCAGCAATATTTTTATTCCTTACATCACCGAGAAACCGAGGTGATCAATTTTCAAGGGAAAAAGATTTTATTACAACTGTCTCCCTCCACTTGGGAAAATACCAGAAAAGGAATTGAAAACACCGCCGAACCAATGCTAACTCAGGGAATCTCTCCTGGACTTCCGACTTTCCTTTTAAGCCGCGCGATCGATCTACAATTACAAGGGAAAGTTCCTCCCATGAGTCTTCCTCTCGCCAAAGAGATTCTAGAGGAGACTTTAGCCCCGAATCTAGTAGAAGATACCCCACAAACTCAACGTCGCGCAGCAGAAGCAGCGGAAGCTGTCTCGCCAGTGATGTTAACCGTAGAAGCAGGAGAAGTGATTGTCAACGCGGGAGAGGTGATTCGTCGAGAAGAGTTTCTGTTACTGGATGCGTTTGATCTCAGTCAAAGAGGGGTTAACTGGATTGGGTTAGGAGGTTGTGGGTTATTGGTGACAATTTCGATTGTTCTGTTTTGGCGAGTGAAACAAGTGGTCGATCGAAAATTACGGCGACGAGATCAGCTATTATTAATTTTGCTCAGTGTTTCCAGTCCTTTATTGCTGATGTTGGGGGTAGAATACTCCTGTTTTCCCGCCGTCGGATTATTGGTAAGTAGCTTTTATGGCCCAACTTTAGCCCTCACCCAAGTCAGTTTAGTGACAGGATTAGAAATTTATACGTTGCTGAGTGGACTGGAGATTTCCATCGCACCCGAAGCGTTTGTGACGGGAACAGTGGGAGGATTGTTAGCGGCGGCTGTCGCGGGAAGACTTCGATCGCGGGAAGAATTAGCCCTTTTAGGTGGCGCGATTGGGTTAATTCAAGGCGCAGTTTATCTTCTCCTTAGCCTCATCTTAAACACAACTGGGGAAACGATTTGGTATGCAATGTTACCAGATGCCGTTATTTATGGGTTGTCGGGTTTAGTGTGGAGTATCATCGCCTTTGGCGTATCTCCCTACTTAGAACGTTTCTTTGATTTAGTGACACCGATTCGTTTAGCAGAATTAGCCAACCCCAATCGTCCTTTATTACAACGATTAGCCATTGAAGCGCCTGGCACATTTCAACACACCTTATTTGTCTCCTCTTTAGCCGAAGCCGCCGCCAGAGAATTAAACTGTAATGTGGAATTAGTACGAGCGGGTACACTTTACCATGATATTGGAAAAATGCACGACCCATTAGGATTTATCGAGAACCAAATGGGATGTAAAAATAAGCATGATGAAATCAATGATCCCTATGAAAGTGCCAGGATTATTAAGAAGCACGTCAGCGAAGGATTAGTGATGGCGAAACGCTGCGGTTTGCCAAAAGCCATTCAAGATTTTATTCCAGAACATCAAGGCACACTTTTGATTTCCTATTTCTATTTCCAAGCACAAAAAGAGGGGAAAGGAGTTGTTTCCGAAATGGATTTTCGCTATGATGGACCGATTCCTCAATCTAGAGAAACTGGAATTGTTATGTTAGCAGATGGTTGTGAAGCGGCGCTTCGATCGTTAAATGATGTTTCCCCCGAAAAAGCCTTAGTCATGGTGAATAAAATCATCCGTTCGCGTTGGCAAGATCAACAATTAAAAGATGCCAATTTAACTCGCACAGAGTTAAAAAAAATCGCTCAAGTGTTTGTCAGAGTTTGGCAGCAAAGTAATCATAAACGCATTGCTTACCCGAAAGCGGCGTTAGATGCTAAGTATGCTTCTTCTCTTAAAAAATAA
- the trxA gene encoding thioredoxin, giving the protein MATKKQYNSFSDLLAESTNPVLVDFYAVWCGPCQMMSPVLDTVKKQFQNRLTVVKIDTDKYPEIASEHHILALPTLILFKEGKPAKRFEGMSSSEQLISQLETLI; this is encoded by the coding sequence ATGGCAACGAAAAAACAATATAATAGCTTTTCTGATTTATTAGCGGAATCGACAAATCCTGTGTTAGTTGATTTTTATGCCGTTTGGTGTGGTCCGTGTCAAATGATGTCTCCTGTTTTAGACACCGTAAAAAAGCAGTTTCAAAACCGTTTAACTGTCGTCAAAATTGATACTGATAAATATCCTGAAATCGCCTCAGAACATCATATCTTAGCATTACCAACGCTAATCTTATTTAAAGAGGGTAAACCAGCAAAACGCTTTGAGGGAATGAGTAGTAGTGAACAATTAATTTCTCAGTTAGAAACCTTAATTTAG
- a CDS encoding helicase HerA domain-containing protein: MEEQLSSPLGSVVGGSLTEGLEIRLHPDVSVEEMRVGKFLVVQGRRSKFFCLLTDVSLGTSSSRIVSDPPSPEDDLLQEVLAGSSTYGTIELSPMLMLIYADRKKTLPAEQNGKSPLASFEAQTSTDLELLPVKTIPSHFSQVYEASEIDFRSVFGWEDDPMRKNFSVGQPLDMDVPVCLNLESFVERSNGIFGKSGTGKSFLTRLLLSGIIRKQAAVNLIFDMHSEYGWEAMQEGKGFSTVKGLRQLFPGQVEIYTLDEQSTKDRGVSNAQELYLSHDQITIEDLRLVGQELGLSEAALDNAQILYSEFGKYWITQLMTMSNDDIQQFCEERQGHKGSISALQRKLMRLNNLKYIKSACPFNYIDQILESLDAGKHVVIEFGSQSNMLSYMLATNMITRRIHQSYVKKSEAFLQSKNPTLRPQQLVITIEEAHRFLDSATVQQTIFGTIAREMRKYFVTLLVVDQRPSGIDPEVMSQVGTRVTCLLNDEKDIDAIFTGVSGGSNLRSVLAKLDSKQQALILGHAVPMPVVVRTRPFDQTFYGEIADPDWQEMDDQELFEAADAAKADLGF; this comes from the coding sequence ATGGAAGAACAATTGTCTTCTCCTCTCGGTTCAGTTGTGGGTGGTTCTCTTACTGAAGGATTAGAAATCAGACTTCACCCTGATGTATCTGTAGAAGAGATGCGAGTTGGAAAATTTTTAGTTGTCCAAGGCAGACGATCGAAGTTTTTTTGTCTTCTTACTGATGTTTCATTAGGAACATCTAGCAGCCGCATTGTTTCTGATCCTCCTTCCCCAGAAGATGACTTATTACAGGAAGTTTTAGCAGGAAGCAGCACTTATGGCACGATCGAGCTTTCTCCCATGTTAATGTTGATTTATGCCGATCGAAAAAAAACTCTTCCCGCAGAACAAAATGGGAAAAGTCCTCTCGCATCATTTGAGGCGCAAACTAGCACTGATCTGGAATTGTTACCCGTAAAAACCATTCCCTCTCATTTTAGCCAAGTGTATGAAGCCAGCGAAATTGATTTTCGATCGGTTTTCGGGTGGGAAGATGATCCAATGCGGAAAAACTTTTCTGTCGGACAACCCCTTGATATGGATGTTCCCGTCTGTTTGAACTTAGAAAGTTTTGTAGAACGCAGCAACGGCATTTTTGGTAAATCGGGAACGGGGAAATCATTTCTCACTCGCTTGTTACTATCTGGAATTATCCGCAAACAAGCGGCGGTGAATTTAATCTTTGATATGCACTCAGAATACGGCTGGGAAGCTATGCAAGAAGGGAAAGGCTTTAGTACCGTCAAAGGCTTAAGACAACTGTTTCCAGGACAGGTGGAAATCTATACTCTTGATGAACAATCAACCAAAGATAGAGGAGTCAGCAATGCCCAAGAACTGTATTTAAGTCACGATCAAATTACGATCGAAGACTTGCGTTTAGTGGGACAAGAATTAGGGTTATCGGAAGCGGCGTTAGACAACGCACAGATTTTATATTCCGAGTTTGGCAAATACTGGATTACGCAACTGATGACGATGAGTAACGATGATATTCAACAGTTTTGCGAAGAAAGACAAGGACACAAAGGATCAATCAGTGCGCTACAACGGAAGCTGATGCGGTTAAATAATTTGAAGTACATTAAATCCGCTTGTCCCTTTAACTACATTGATCAAATTTTAGAATCCTTAGACGCGGGAAAGCACGTCGTCATCGAGTTTGGATCGCAGTCTAATATGTTGTCCTATATGTTAGCAACTAACATGATTACTCGCCGCATCCATCAATCTTATGTGAAAAAATCCGAGGCATTTCTACAGTCGAAAAATCCCACTTTGCGTCCTCAGCAGTTAGTGATTACCATCGAAGAAGCACACCGTTTCTTAGATTCGGCGACGGTACAACAAACCATTTTCGGGACAATTGCGCGGGAAATGCGGAAATACTTTGTCACCCTTTTAGTGGTGGATCAACGTCCGTCTGGGATTGATCCAGAAGTAATGTCGCAAGTGGGAACTCGTGTCACTTGTTTGTTAAACGATGAAAAAGATATTGATGCAATTTTCACTGGCGTTTCTGGCGGATCAAATTTGCGATCGGTGCTTGCTAAACTAGATTCTAAACAACAGGCTTTAATTCTCGGTCATGCTGTTCCGATGCCCGTTGTTGTGCGAACGCGACCCTTTGATCAGACATTTTACGGGGAAATTGCTGATCCAGACTGGCAAGAAATGGACGATCAAGAATTATTTGAAGCCGCCGACGCAGCGAAAGCCGATTTAGGATTTTAG
- a CDS encoding methyltransferase domain-containing protein, translating to MNQAYSQLRKQTFLEKNDFDFELIELVKDYPSHQFLVNRSGQLIYLYLTQYVKKLSEFYFRKNLSELMILDWGCGKGQVTFLLKKLGANLISLKTAFSIPTPIFLKAVTNS from the coding sequence ATGAATCAAGCCTATTCGCAACTGAGAAAGCAGACTTTTTTAGAAAAAAATGACTTTGATTTTGAGTTAATCGAATTAGTCAAAGATTACCCCAGTCATCAGTTTTTAGTGAACCGATCAGGACAATTAATTTACCTGTACCTAACGCAATATGTGAAAAAACTCTCGGAATTTTATTTTAGAAAAAACTTGAGTGAATTAATGATTTTAGACTGGGGATGTGGCAAAGGTCAAGTCACTTTTCTCCTGAAAAAACTAGGGGCTAACCTCATCAGTCTAAAAACCGCTTTCAGTATCCCAACCCCTATTTTTTTGAAAGCTGTGACCAATTCCTAA
- the aroQ gene encoding type II 3-dehydroquinate dehydratase gives MQKLQILVLHGPNLNLLGIRERSVYGDLSLDQINAALADQMAGLHGLIECQQHNSEGAIVEAIHSALGNKDGILINAGAYTHTSVAIRDALSGVNLPVVEVHLSNIYQRESFRHHSYIAPIAIGQISGFGLDSYLLGLKALIRHLRKTQ, from the coding sequence GTGCAGAAACTACAGATTTTAGTGTTACACGGTCCCAACTTGAACCTACTTGGGATTCGTGAACGCTCCGTTTACGGGGATTTATCTTTAGACCAAATCAATGCAGCCCTAGCAGATCAAATGGCGGGGCTGCATGGTCTTATTGAGTGTCAACAGCACAACTCCGAAGGTGCGATCGTAGAGGCGATTCATAGCGCATTAGGAAACAAAGATGGAATTTTGATCAACGCGGGAGCATACACTCACACCAGCGTTGCGATTCGGGATGCTTTATCAGGAGTCAACTTACCTGTGGTCGAAGTTCATCTGAGCAACATCTATCAAAGAGAGTCTTTCCGTCATCATTCTTATATCGCACCGATCGCAATTGGTCAAATTAGCGGTTTTGGTCTGGATAGCTATTTGTTAGGGTTAAAGGCTTTGATTCGTCATCTCAGAAAAACACAATAA
- a CDS encoding DUF29 domain-containing protein, with protein sequence MSKLYDRDLNLWIEQTIQQLKNKDFQSLDIDALIEELEDLGKSEKRALESNLMILCAHLLKLTIQKDAPETMKRSWYNSVIEHRKRIEKQLKNTPSLKSYLASILESAYNDGRDIAIQEGKFASFGVETPSETDYPKTCPFTVEEVLDQDFFGKQG encoded by the coding sequence ATGTCTAAATTGTACGATCGCGATCTAAATTTATGGATTGAACAAACCATTCAGCAACTCAAAAACAAAGACTTTCAATCTCTAGATATTGATGCTTTAATCGAGGAATTAGAAGACTTGGGAAAATCAGAAAAACGTGCGTTAGAAAGTAATTTAATGATTTTATGCGCCCATCTCCTAAAATTAACCATTCAAAAAGACGCACCAGAAACCATGAAGCGAAGTTGGTATAACTCAGTCATTGAACATCGAAAGCGCATCGAAAAACAGTTAAAAAATACCCCTTCTCTTAAATCTTACCTAGCTTCTATCCTTGAATCTGCTTATAATGATGGTCGGGATATTGCAATTCAAGAAGGAAAATTTGCCTCCTTTGGCGTTGAGACACCTTCGGAAACCGACTATCCGAAAACTTGTCCCTTTACGGTAGAAGAAGTTTTAGATCAAGACTTTTTCGGAAAACAAGGATAG
- a CDS encoding ArsR/SmtB family transcription factor, which translates to MMSNFDQTSPETLSLVADYFKVLSEVSRLQILNCLREKPMNGKQIAEETGLGQANLSKHLKVLTQAGVLKREQQGVSVYYRIKDPMIFELCELVCGTISNEFQERAESFSQLSSFNLVRN; encoded by the coding sequence ATGATGTCCAATTTCGATCAAACCTCTCCCGAAACTCTAAGTCTAGTTGCAGATTACTTTAAAGTGTTATCAGAAGTGAGTCGCTTACAAATTCTGAATTGTCTGCGAGAAAAACCCATGAACGGCAAACAAATTGCAGAAGAGACAGGTTTAGGACAAGCGAATCTTTCTAAACATTTAAAAGTATTAACTCAAGCAGGAGTTCTCAAACGAGAACAACAGGGAGTTAGTGTTTATTATCGCATTAAAGACCCGATGATTTTTGAATTATGCGAGTTAGTTTGTGGGACAATTAGTAACGAATTTCAAGAGCGTGCGGAATCATTTAGTCAGCTTTCTAGCTTTAATTTAGTCCGAAATTAA
- a CDS encoding CHAT domain-containing protein yields the protein MKTRKHSLLTLTLSLTSLLLAVDPVQANPLQAGESAYRQGNFAEAVERWQEAVEDYQKEGNLLQQAKALSNLALAYEQVGELDLANRMIGTSLEVLDNLAPNADRAAVLGQILNTRGHLEMLQGNTASANKTFQSAIAAYNRAGEENKKLRAQLNQVQVLKEQGRYYEAGQILAEVNQTLQSQPDSLLKAQALSEFGNLLQLVGNLDRGQELLEQSLAVSQTLNTPSAISTTLMALGNIAYSRYEQAGSNQALEEGLRFYEQAAATTLDPIIALQAQVNAFELAQQGNDLQKARSLSAQIQQNLQSLAPSRPLLYAQIRFARLLPRDQISQKTALLKDAAQTAEIIGDQRAHSYALGEQGRLLEQRHQIRSALSLTQQALFLSQALAAPDLSYQWQWQLGRLLERQGDLDSAIAAYAEAVNHLQSLRSDLIAVNKDARFSFREKVEPVYREYVSLLLKSANQSPKTKQDKLKQARDAMESLRLAELVNFLRIDCEVTEAVEIDQVDQNAAVIYPILLPDRLEIIVSIAEQPLKHYTISVSGEEVESTARSFQNQLVNAPKRFQTYLTPAQQLYDWLIRPLKTDLVANEVENLVFVLDGTLRNIPMSALYDGEEYLLENYAIALSPSLRLASPQALPRQSLQALIGGLSESRQGFSSLPAVREEVESIENKVPSTVLLNDRFQENTLELTLEEKGFPVVHLATHGQFSSNLEDTFILTWDDRITINEFPQLLQSGEASRNTPIELLILSACETVKGDDRAALGLAGVAIRAGARSTLGTLWKVSDQGTSQLMRELYQQLEQKSTTKAEALRQSQLSLLNNEKFSHPYYWSAFVLLGNWL from the coding sequence ATGAAAACTCGGAAACACTCATTACTTACCTTAACTCTTTCCCTCACCAGTCTTCTTCTTGCTGTAGATCCCGTGCAAGCTAACCCTCTCCAAGCAGGAGAAAGCGCCTATCGTCAGGGAAACTTTGCAGAAGCAGTTGAACGGTGGCAAGAAGCAGTTGAAGATTATCAAAAAGAAGGAAATCTGCTCCAACAAGCAAAAGCACTCAGTAATCTTGCTCTAGCTTATGAACAAGTGGGAGAATTAGACTTAGCGAACCGCATGATTGGCACAAGTTTAGAGGTGTTGGATAATCTTGCTCCGAATGCCGATCGCGCAGCCGTCCTTGGACAAATCCTCAACACCCGAGGACATTTAGAAATGCTTCAGGGAAACACAGCATCCGCAAATAAAACTTTTCAAAGCGCGATCGCTGCTTATAATCGCGCTGGAGAGGAGAACAAAAAACTCCGCGCCCAACTCAATCAAGTGCAAGTCTTAAAAGAGCAAGGTCGCTACTATGAAGCGGGACAAATCCTTGCAGAAGTGAATCAAACCCTGCAATCTCAGCCTGATTCTCTGCTTAAAGCGCAAGCTCTCTCTGAGTTCGGTAATCTTTTACAATTAGTCGGCAATCTCGATCGCGGACAAGAACTGCTCGAACAAAGTCTCGCTGTGAGTCAAACTCTGAACACACCCTCCGCAATCAGTACAACCTTGATGGCGTTGGGCAATATCGCCTATTCTCGCTACGAACAAGCAGGCTCAAACCAAGCCCTAGAAGAAGGTCTGAGATTCTATGAGCAAGCAGCAGCAACGACTCTCGATCCAATTATTGCTTTACAAGCTCAGGTTAATGCGTTTGAGTTAGCCCAACAAGGAAATGATCTCCAAAAAGCGCGATCGCTGTCAGCACAAATCCAGCAAAACTTACAATCCCTTGCACCTTCTCGTCCTCTCCTTTATGCCCAGATTCGCTTTGCCCGTTTACTTCCAAGGGATCAAATCTCCCAAAAAACTGCTCTCCTCAAAGACGCAGCCCAGACAGCAGAAATTATCGGTGATCAACGCGCTCACTCTTATGCGCTTGGAGAACAGGGAAGATTATTAGAGCAGCGTCATCAAATCAGATCCGCCCTGAGTTTAACCCAACAAGCCCTCTTCTTGAGTCAAGCTCTCGCAGCCCCTGATCTAAGCTATCAATGGCAATGGCAACTGGGACGACTGTTAGAACGTCAAGGAGATTTAGACAGCGCGATCGCTGCTTATGCTGAAGCAGTGAATCATTTACAATCATTACGCAGTGATTTGATTGCAGTTAATAAGGATGCTCGCTTTTCTTTTCGGGAAAAGGTCGAACCCGTTTATCGGGAATATGTTAGTTTGTTGCTGAAATCGGCAAATCAGAGTCCCAAAACCAAGCAAGACAAACTGAAGCAAGCGCGGGATGCCATGGAATCTCTTCGTTTAGCAGAGCTTGTGAACTTCCTCCGCATTGACTGTGAGGTGACTGAAGCCGTGGAGATTGATCAAGTCGATCAAAATGCTGCGGTGATTTATCCGATTTTACTTCCTGATCGCCTTGAAATTATTGTTAGTATTGCCGAGCAACCACTAAAGCACTATACCATTTCTGTTTCGGGGGAAGAAGTGGAAAGCACAGCCCGATCGTTCCAAAACCAACTGGTGAATGCACCTAAGCGCTTCCAAACCTACCTCACCCCAGCACAACAGCTTTATGATTGGCTAATCCGACCTCTAAAAACAGATTTAGTCGCTAATGAAGTGGAAAACTTAGTCTTTGTCCTTGATGGGACATTAAGAAATATTCCCATGTCTGCCCTTTATGATGGAGAAGAATATTTATTAGAAAACTACGCGATCGCGCTTTCTCCCAGTTTACGTTTAGCGAGTCCCCAAGCCTTACCGCGCCAGTCTTTACAAGCCTTAATCGGAGGACTCAGTGAATCTCGTCAGGGGTTTTCCTCGCTGCCTGCGGTACGAGAAGAAGTGGAAAGCATCGAAAATAAAGTTCCCAGTACCGTTTTACTCAATGATCGCTTTCAAGAAAACACTCTCGAATTAACCCTAGAAGAGAAAGGCTTTCCTGTCGTTCATTTAGCTACTCATGGGCAGTTTAGTTCCAATCTAGAAGATACTTTTATTCTCACTTGGGATGATCGAATTACAATTAATGAGTTTCCTCAACTCTTACAATCAGGAGAAGCAAGCAGAAACACCCCAATTGAACTGTTAATTCTCAGTGCTTGCGAAACGGTGAAAGGAGACGATCGCGCTGCCCTAGGTTTAGCAGGAGTTGCTATCCGTGCTGGAGCGCGAAGCACCCTCGGGACACTTTGGAAAGTAAGCGATCAAGGAACCTCTCAACTAATGAGAGAGCTTTATCAGCAATTGGAACAAAAGTCAACCACGAAAGCAGAAGCCTTGCGTCAGTCTCAACTAAGCCTATTAAACAATGAAAAATTCAGTCATCCTTACTACTGGAGTGCTTTTGTGCTTCTTGGTAACTGGCTTTAG
- a CDS encoding UPF0175 family protein produces MQITLNLPDELVQHFNRDKLSRDILEALVIQAYQSEKITHAEVGRILGLSSRWAVDAFLSKHNADLHYDETDLSRDRETLREG; encoded by the coding sequence ATGCAAATTACTCTCAATCTTCCCGATGAATTAGTTCAACATTTCAATCGTGACAAATTAAGTCGCGACATTTTAGAAGCCCTAGTTATACAGGCTTACCAAAGCGAAAAAATTACTCATGCAGAAGTTGGACGAATCTTAGGGTTATCTAGCCGTTGGGCTGTCGATGCTTTTCTTTCCAAGCACAACGCGGACTTACATTACGATGAAACTGATTTAAGCAGAGATCGTGAAACCCTACGTGAGGGTTAG